GCCAATCTCTTTGCGCACCCAGTTGCGCACCTCGGTATACAGCTCGCTGGTAGGCTCTTCGCCGTGATTCAGCGTGATGTAGGCATAGATCGCCTGCCCCTTGAGGCTGTGCGGAATGCCGACCACCGCCGCTTCGGCGATTTTCGGGTGTGAAACCAGCGCCGATTCGATTTCCGCGGTGCCGAGGCGATGACCGGAGACGTTCAGCACATCGTCCACGCGGCCGGTGATCCAGTAATAGCCGTCTTCGTCGCGCCGCGCGCCGTCGCCGCTGAAATACATGCCTTTGAAGGTGGAGAAATAGGTCTGCTCAAAGCGCTCATGGTCGCCAAACAGCGTACGCGCCTGACCGGGCCAGGAGTCGGTAATCACCAGGTTGCCTTCGCAGGCGCCGTCCTGCGGGTTGCCGAGGTTGTCCACCAGTGCCGGTTGCACCCCGAAAAACGGCAGCGTCGCCGAACCCGGTTTGGCTTCGATGGCGCCGGGCAACGGCGTGATCATGAATCCCCCGGTTTCCGTCTGCCACCAGGTGTCGACGATCGGGCAGCGGCTATTGCCGATTTTTTTGAAGTACCATTCCCAGGCTTCCGGGTTGATGGGTTCCCCCACCGAGCCCATGATTTTGAGCGACTGGCGCGAGGTGCCTTCAATCGCCTTGTCGCCGTCCGCCATCAGCGCGCGAATGGCGGTGGGCGCGGTATACAGGATATTGACCTGATGCTTGTCCACCACTTGCCCCATACGGCTGGCGGTAGGCCAGTTGGGCACGCCTTCAAACATCAGCGTGATGGCGCCGCAGGCCAGCGGGCCGTACAACAGGTAACTATGACCGGTTACCCAGCCGACGTCGGCGGTACACCAGTAAACGTCGCCGGGGTGGTAGTCGAACACGTATTTAAAGGTAGCGGCGGCGTAAACCAGATAACCGCCGGTGGTGTGCAACACGCCTTTCGGTTTACCGGTGGAGCCGGAGGTATACAGAATAAATAGCGGATCTTCAGCGTTCATTTCTTCCGGCGGGCAATGATCGTCCACCTGGGCGATCAACTCGTGCCACCACAGATCCCGGCCGTCCTGCCAGTTGCCGGGCTTGCCGGTACGCTGGAAAACGATCAC
The DNA window shown above is from Dickeya dadantii NCPPB 898 and carries:
- the acs gene encoding acetate--CoA ligase; translation: MSQYNKHPIPATIAENALITAEQYKKMYQESVQDPDAFWREQGKIVDWIKPYNQVKNTSFDPGHVRIRWFEDGTLNVAANCLDRHLDTLGDQTAIIWEGDDAGESKKVTYRELHQAVCRFANVLKSKGIRKGDVVAIYMPMVPEAAVAMLACARVGAVHSVIFGGFSPESIAGRIVDSSAKLVVTADEGIRAGRAIPLKKNIDEALRNPAVTSVNHVIVFQRTGKPGNWQDGRDLWWHELIAQVDDHCPPEEMNAEDPLFILYTSGSTGKPKGVLHTTGGYLVYAAATFKYVFDYHPGDVYWCTADVGWVTGHSYLLYGPLACGAITLMFEGVPNWPTASRMGQVVDKHQVNILYTAPTAIRALMADGDKAIEGTSRQSLKIMGSVGEPINPEAWEWYFKKIGNSRCPIVDTWWQTETGGFMITPLPGAIEAKPGSATLPFFGVQPALVDNLGNPQDGACEGNLVITDSWPGQARTLFGDHERFEQTYFSTFKGMYFSGDGARRDEDGYYWITGRVDDVLNVSGHRLGTAEIESALVSHPKIAEAAVVGIPHSLKGQAIYAYITLNHGEEPTSELYTEVRNWVRKEIGPIATPDILHWTDALPKTRSGKIMRRILRKIAAGDTSNLGDISTLADPGVVEKLLEEKQAMSHTSS